In Equus quagga isolate Etosha38 chromosome 14, UCLA_HA_Equagga_1.0, whole genome shotgun sequence, one DNA window encodes the following:
- the LOC124251828 gene encoding olfactory receptor 52L1, translated as MMALSNSSWRLLQPSFFLIGIPGLEESQHWIALPLCVLYLLALVGNVTIIFIIWTDPSLHQPMYLFLAMLSGIDLVLASSTAPKTLAVLLAHAHEIGYTVCLIQMFFIHAFSSLESGVLVAMALDRYVAICHPLHHSTILHPGLIGHIGMAVLVRGFLLLLPFPILLRRLVFCQTTVIGHAYCEHMAVVKLACSETTVNRAYGLAVALLVVGLDVLAIGISYALILQAVLKVPGAQARLKAFSTCGSHICVILVFYIPGMFSFLTHRFGHHVPHHVHVLLATLYLLVPPALNPLVYGVKTQQIRQRVLRVFYIIGWI; from the coding sequence ATGATGGCCCTTAGTAATTCCAGCTGGAGGCTACTCCAgccttcttttttcctgattggCATCCCAGGTTTGGAAGAAAGCCAGCACTGGATAGCATTGCCACTGTGTGTCCTTTACCTCCTCGCTCTAGTGGGCAATGTCACTATTATCTTCATCATCTGGACTGACCCATCCTTGCACCAGCCTATGTACCTCTTCCTGGCCATGCTATCTGGCATTGACCTGGTCCTGGCTTCCTCCACTGCACCCAAAACACTTGCAGTGCTCCTGGCTCATGCCCATGAGATTGGGTACACTGTCTGTCTGATCCAGATGTTCTTCATCCATGCATTCTCTTCCCTGGAGTCAGGTGTACTTGTGGCCATGGCTCTGGATCGCTATGTAGCCATATGTCACCCTCTGCACCATTCCACCATCCTGCATCCAGGGCTCATAGGGCACATTGGCATGGCAGTGCTGGTGAGGggattcctcctcctcctccctttccctatCCTGTTGCGGAGACTTGTCTTCTGCCAGACCACTGTCATAGGCCACGCCTATTGCGAACATATGGCTGTGGTAAAACTTGCTTGCTCAGAAACCACAGTGAACCGAGCATATGGATTGGCAGTGGCACTGCTTGTGGTTGGGCTAGATGTCCTGGCCATTGGTATTTCCTATGCCCTCATCCTCCAGGCAGTGCTGAAGGTACCGGGGGCTCAGGCCCGACTTAAGGCGTTTAGCACTTGTGGGTCTCATATTTGTGTCATCCTGGTCTTCTACATTCCTGGAATGTTCTCCTTCCTCACTCATCGCTTTGGCCACCATGTACCCCATCATGTCCATGTTCTTCTGGCCACACTCTACCTTCTTGTGCCACCTGCACTCAATCCTCTTGTCTATGGGGTGAAGACTCAGCAGATCCGCCAGCGAGTACTCAGGGTATTTTACATAATAGGATGGATCTGA